A DNA window from Candidatus Binataceae bacterium contains the following coding sequences:
- a CDS encoding DUF1054 family protein, translated as MATLGFRRDDFAIFRIEDFSARMNEIYARIRPRLLRLGTQLAPELGRKLHLEFFPHIAKHARSTVNPPPETWAAFGPSPKGYKRYGYLALCVSSAGLHARAVVKSEADGRARMADEIVARAGDLEKSWRGTRIGRYDDWDFGSLPEEVPASAELLSTLSTSLRKKTGGIDLGFGWPPTQASRLDHAELLDAFRELEPLYRILRSTA; from the coding sequence ATGGCGACGCTGGGATTTAGGCGAGATGACTTTGCGATTTTCAGGATCGAAGATTTCAGTGCCCGGATGAACGAAATCTACGCGCGGATCCGGCCCCGCCTGCTGAGGCTCGGCACGCAACTCGCGCCGGAGTTGGGTCGCAAGCTGCACCTGGAATTCTTTCCTCACATTGCCAAGCACGCGCGTAGCACGGTAAACCCGCCCCCCGAAACCTGGGCTGCGTTTGGGCCGTCTCCTAAAGGCTACAAACGGTATGGCTACCTCGCCCTGTGCGTTTCGAGCGCCGGCCTCCACGCCCGCGCGGTGGTGAAATCCGAAGCGGACGGACGCGCACGAATGGCTGACGAGATCGTGGCGCGTGCCGGCGACTTAGAGAAATCCTGGCGTGGCACAAGAATCGGCCGCTACGACGATTGGGACTTCGGGTCACTGCCGGAGGAAGTCCCGGCCAGTGCTGAACTGCTGAGTACTTTGAGTACCTCGCTGCGCAAAAAGACTGGCGGGATCGACCTTGGCTTCGGCTGGCCTCCGACACAGGCCTCGCGACTCGATCACGCGGAATTGCTCGATGCATTCCGCGAGTTGGAGCCGTTGTATCGAATACTCAGATCGACGGCGTGA
- a CDS encoding GFA family protein, which yields MSKAKKKSQTYRGGCHCGRVAFEASGTIEDLEECNCSICTKKGYVHWFIPRESFHLLTPAEDLTTYRFNTGVAQHHFCPTCGVASFYIPRSDPDKIDVNVRCLEGIDLAKFRVKLFDGRNWEVALKKRNRSRLGKR from the coding sequence ATGAGCAAAGCCAAGAAAAAATCGCAGACCTATCGTGGTGGATGCCATTGCGGACGGGTGGCCTTCGAGGCGTCCGGAACCATCGAGGATCTCGAGGAGTGCAATTGCTCGATTTGCACCAAGAAGGGGTACGTTCATTGGTTCATCCCGCGTGAATCGTTTCACTTGCTGACCCCCGCGGAAGACCTCACCACGTATCGCTTCAACACCGGCGTCGCGCAGCACCACTTCTGCCCAACCTGCGGCGTGGCGTCGTTTTATATCCCGCGGTCCGACCCGGACAAGATTGACGTGAACGTGCGCTGCCTGGAAGGCATTGACCTGGCCAAATTTCGCGTCAAGCTGTTCGATGGGCGCAATTGGGAAGTTGCGCTCAAAAAACGCAACCGCTCTCGCCTCGGCAAAAGGTAG